From Rutidosis leptorrhynchoides isolate AG116_Rl617_1_P2 chromosome 3, CSIRO_AGI_Rlap_v1, whole genome shotgun sequence, a single genomic window includes:
- the LOC139901421 gene encoding xylan glycosyltransferase MUCI21-like yields MVKMMEKLGFQVIIAGSDEETSNIEKFSPVVNSCSVMVGVHGAGMTNEIYLPEGAVMILVRPLGFQDYLDVFSEAAPDMGLKYLEYKIKPEESSLVDEYGLDHPVLQNTSSVTSKGWAAGAAIYLEKQNVRLDMNRFRGTLVEALRFIGQSKEVIKT; encoded by the coding sequence ATGGTGAAGATGATGGAAAAATTAGGGTTTCAAGTGATTATTGCCGGCTCAGATGAAGAAACATCAAACATTGAGAAATTTTCACCTGTGGTAAACTCCTGCAGTGTTATGGTGGGGGTGCATGGGGCTGGGATGACTAATGAAATATATTTACCTGAAGGGGCTGTTATGATACTTGTTAGACCATTAGGGTTTCAAGACTATCTTGATGTTTTTAGTGAAGCGGCTCCAGATATGGGTTTGAAATACTTAGAGTATAAAATAAAACCCGAAGAGAGCTCGTTGGTTGACGAGTACGGTCTTGATCATCCGGTGCTGCAGAATACGTCATCGGTGACGTCAAAAGGATGGGCAGCTGGAGCTGCAATATATTTGGAGAAACAAAATGTGAGGTTAGATATGAATAGATTTAGAGGTACACTAGTTGAAGCATTGAGGTTTATTGGACAAAGTAAAGAGGTTATCAAGACTTAA
- the LOC139897789 gene encoding small ubiquitin-related modifier 1-like: protein MSGVNNDEDKKPGTDQGVHINLKVKGQDGNEVFFRIKRSTQLKKLMNAYCDRQSVELNSIAFLFDGRRLRGEQTPDELEMEEGDEIDAMLHQTGGNL from the exons ATGTCAGGAGTCAACAACGATGAAGATAAGAAGCCAGGCACCGATCAAGGCGTTCACATTAATTTGAAAGTCAAAGGCCAG GATGGTAATGAAGTTTTTTTTAGGATCAAAAGGAGCACGCAACTGAAAAAGCTTATGAATGCATACTGTGACCGCCAGTCTGTCGAGCTTAATTCCATTGCATTCTTGTTTGATGGGCGTCGTCTTCGAGGGGAGCAGACTCCTGATGAG CTGGAAATGGAAGAAGGCGACGAAATAGATGCTATGCTTCATCAAACGGGAGGCAATCTCTGA